From a single Glycine soja cultivar W05 chromosome 19, ASM419377v2, whole genome shotgun sequence genomic region:
- the LOC114400688 gene encoding putative disease resistance protein RGA1: protein MAESFIFSIVESLIEKLASRAFQEASEALDVYDHLREFEKTLSLVKAVLLDAEQKQEHNHELRQWLRQLKSVFYDAEDVLDEFECQTLRKQVLKVHGNIKDEVSHFFSSSNPLVFHCKMAQKIKDCSKRLDKVAADRHKFGLRIIDVDTRVKIINSANVADAPLSQQNLNLVDLEQLQNQLRKGNLLEVKFW from the exons ATGGCTGAATCATTTATCTTCAGCATTGTGGAGTCACTCATTGAAAAGCTTGCTTCTCGGGCTTTCCAAGAAGCTTCTGAGGCGCTGGACGTATACGATCATCTACGAGAGTTTGAAAAAACTCTCTCATTAGTCAAGGCAGTGCTGCTAGATGCTGAGCAAAAGCAGGAGCATAACCATGAGCTTCGGCAATGGCTGAGGCAGCTCAAAAGTGTCTTCTATGATGCCGAAGATGTGTTGGATGAATTTGAGTGCCAAACACTGCGAAAGCAAGTGCTCAAAGTTCATGGTAACATCAAAGACGAGGTAAGCCACTTCTTCTCAAGTTCTAATCCACTTGTTTTTCATTGCAAGATGGCTCAGAAAATCAAAGATTGCAGCAAGAGGCTAGACAAGGTTGCAGCTGATAGGCACAAGTTTGGTCTCCGAATAATTGATGTTGACACACGAGTTAAAATCATCAATTCTGCTAATGTTGCTGATGCTCCTCTTTCCCAACAGAATTTAAACTTGGTCGATTTAGAGCAATTACAAAATCAATTGAGAAAAGGAAACTTGCTG GAAGTAAAATTCTGGTGA
- the LOC114398722 gene encoding zyxin-like produces the protein MADAEPSPAGVDRLEAALAKLDAAQRRLDSQLNALLLKLPPRTIHHYPSSFVQSPPPPPPPMPTPPPSSFSAQTFLTHTPILTLPRTPLLPPPLPPPLKPTPSPTLTAPTTMPPSPAMPPPLPMPTEPPSAQPSLPPLSGSLPRHALHLPTFGHACAAIPISDNLFSAILHYGHTTAPHTKHGEH, from the coding sequence ATGGCGGACGCAGAACCTTCTCCCGCGGGTGTAGACCGCCTTGAGGCCGCCTTGGCCAAACTTGATGCGGCTCAACGCCGCCTCGACTCCCAATTGAATGCCCTTCTCCTAAAACTGCCTCCGAGAACCATCCACCACTACCCATCATCCTTTGTGCAGTCACCACCGCCACCTCCGCCGCCCATGCCGACTCCACCTCcatcttctttctctgcacagaCATTCCTCACCCACACTCCAATACTGACTCTGCCGCGGACTCCACTACTGCCTCCACCGTTGCCTCCGCCGCTCAAGCCGACTCCATCACCCACGCTCACCGCACCCACGACCATGCCACCTTCGCCAGCCATGCCGCCTCCGCTTCCCATGCCAACGGAGCCTCCATCCGCACAACCATCCCTTCCACCATTGTCGGGTTCGCTTCCTAGGCATGCTTTGCATCTTCCCACTTTTGGTCACGCTTGTGCCGCTATTCCCATTTCCGACAACCTCTTCAGTGCTATCCTTCATTATGGCCATACCACAGCTCCTCACACCAAGCATGGAGAACATTGA